The sequence TTGTTGATGATGTAAGGGGCAGGGGTCACCTCACGACAGGCTTCCTCGGCACGCCTCACCTCAACCCGGTGCTCAGCAGTTACGGTCACCACGATGTTGCATACAACCTGCTTCTCAGGGAGAGCTATCCCTCCTGGCTCTATCCTGTAACCATGGATGCCACCACCATATGGGAGAGGTGGGATGGCATACAACCCGACGGCTCCTTCCAGAGCGAGGGGATGAACTCCTTTAACCATTATGCCTACGGTGCGATCGGCGAATGGCTTTTTGAAACTGTCGCAGGTATCAGCCCGGATCCCGGCTCAGGTTACAGAACATCACAGATCAGTCCCATACCGGGCGGGGGGATGGACCATGCAAGGGCGATGATAGTTACGATGTATGGCAAGCTGGAATCAGCATGGGAGCTTGACGGCAACAGGTTCAGCATTGATGTGGAGGTGCCGCCAAACACCAGCGCCACACTCACCCTGCCAGCGGCAAGGCTTGAAGATGTCGGCGGCAGCGCCGCCGGGGAATCAAATCCCGGTATCCTGGGCATGTCCCAATCGGGTAACGACGTCATTGTCAGGCTGGGATCAGGCCGGTACACCTTTTCATACGAATCGGACGAACTGGCACAACTGGCCGGAAGCCGGGAGCCGGAGATGCAGCCGATAGTGCGGACAGGAAACAAGATAGGCGAACTGCTGGCGGTAAAATACTCCCGCGAGATCCTTTACAGGAACCTGCCTGAGCTTACCGGCTCGCCGTGGCTCAGCCAGGTGATGGGCTTTACCCTGGAGCAGGCGGCATCGGCCCTGCCTCCTCACCTGAGGCCCTCTAATGAAATTATCAGGCAGATCGGCAGGGAACTGGAGCAGGCCTCAAGGTAGAGGTTGCCGGGTGCCCCCCGATTGCAGGCATCGGCTTTCAAACGGGGCTGACCGCGGCGAAAGGTGGCCGGAGTTGCCCGCATCAGGCCCCACCCGGGGGCTCCCTTCCTGTTATTTCTTTTTCTGCCCGTAGTAGGCGCCGCTGCCATGCTTGCGCAGGTAATGGATGTCGAGCAGGTGACCGGCCACGGAGTACCGGTTTCCAAGAACCTCGGTGCGGAAGGCCATTTTGGCCACCTCTTCCAGCACAAGCGCACTTTCAAGCGCCTGCCCGGCATCCCTGCCCCAGGTAAAGGGTGCATGCGCATGCACCAGTACCCCCGGCATCTCAAGGGGATCTAGGTCCTTAAACCTTTCGACAATGACCCGTCCCGTGTTCAGCTCATAATCAGACGCTGTCTCTTTTTCAGAAAGGGGGCGTGTGCACGGCACCTCGCCATAGAAGTAGTCGGCGTGCGTGGTCCCGTAAACAGGTATTCCCCGTCCTGCCTGTGCCCAGCTTGTGGCCCACTCAGCATGGGTATGTACCACCCCTCCGATACCCTCAAATTTTCTGTAAAGCTCAAGGTGAGTAAGGGTATCGGAAGATGGTTTCCACTTCCCTTCAACTGTTCTGCCCTCCATATCAACAACCACCATATCGTCGGGCCCCATTTCATCATACGGGACTCCGCTGGGCTTTATGACCACAAGCTGCCCTGCACGGTCAATACCGCTGGCGTTGCCCCAGGTCATAATTGCAAGTCCCCTGTCCCTTAAGGCTAAGTTGACTGCCAGAACCTCTTTTTTCAGCTCTTCAAGCATATCAGTAAAGTTTCACTTCATTTTATAGTACAGCTCGTTCCACCTCAGCTCGTTTTTAAGCTCCCTTATGCTGGTATCCGCATCTATAAGCAGGTATTCAATGCCGCACATCGAGGCAAAATGTTCCATATGCACAGGCCTGAGCGCCAGGCTGAACCCGGTGTGATGCGCACCACCGGCCAGGATCCAGGCGGTTGCCGCCACCCTCAGGTCGGGGTCAGGCACCCATAGCGCCCTGGCAACCGGCAGTTCGGGCAGGTCGGGAGATTCGACGCTGGTAACGGTGTTCAGCACCAGCCTGAAACGGTCGCCCATGTCAAGGAGAGTGGCATTAAGCGCCTTGCCCGTTGTCACGGGGAAAACCAGCCTGGGCGGGTCATCCTTGCCTCCAATGGAGAGGGGGTGCAGCTCAAGGGAAGGCTTAGCCGACGCTATCGACGGACACACCTCCAGCATATGTGCACCCAGCACCTTCATGCCCGAGGGGTCGAGATGGTAGGTATAGTCCTCCATAAACGAGGTCCCTCCTCCCATTCCCCTGCTCATGATCTTCATGCACCTTACCAGTGCCGCCGTTTTCCAGTCGCCCTCCGCTCCGAAACCGTAACCTTTCTCCATCAGTCTCTGTACCGCCAGTCCAGGCAATTGACTCAGTCCGTGAAGATCCTCGAAAGTGGTAGTAAAGGCCCCGAAACCACCATCCTCCAGGAATCCCTGGAGTCCCCGTTCGATCCGTGCAGATTCCTCCAGGCGCCGTACTGCAGCCTGATCGTTCGTTATCTTCCCCGAAAGGGAATAGGTGTCCTTATATTCGGCAACAAGTGCTTTCACATCGCTATCGGACACAGCCCCGGCAGCTGCGGCAAGTTCGCCGACGCCGTAACCCCTGGTTGACCATCCCATCTGCATCCTGGCCGCTACCTTGTCGCCCTCGGTAACCGCCACGTCGCGCATATTGTCGCCAAAACGCGCTATTTTGAGTGAGAGGGACTCGTCTCGGCCCAGCGCTGCCCTGGTCCACTGGCCAATATCATCCATTACATCAGGGTCCTGCCAGTGGCCCGTCACCACGTGACGGTCAATACGCATACGGCTGCATATAAACCCGAACTCCCTGTCGCCGTGAGCGGACTGGTTCAGGTTCATGAAGTCCATATCGATGTTTTTCCACGGGATGTCGCGGTTGTGCTGGGTGTGCAGGTGCAGCATGGGTTTCGTCAGCTCCCGCAGGCCCGCGATCCACATCTGTGCAGGCGAGAAGGTGTGCATCCAGCATATCACTCCAATACATGCAGGATCGCTGTTAGCCTCACGGCAGGCCGCCAGTATATCCTCGGAGGTTGTCAGAACGGGCTTTGGCAACACCTGTGCCAGGGGTTGCGTTTCCCCGGGGGTAAGCTGCCCGATGCCCTTCCCCACGGCCGAAGCGATCTCCATTGAATTCGTGTCAACCTTTTTAAGGGTCTCATCTCCGTACAGGTGCTGGCTCCCGGTAAGGAACCACAAAGTTCTTGCTTCTTTTTTATGCATAACAACTATTTTTTATTCCGGCCGGAGCCGGGGTTCATAATCTACCTCCAGGAATTAGCCAGACCTACATTTCAAAATGGTCGCCGCTCCCTATGAGCCTGTCATATTTTTCGCTGTCAAACCTGTAGAGCCATGCCCCCCTTTTGGAGCTGACCCTGTCCTTCTCATCCAGCCGGGTCAGCACATCCATTGAAAGGATCCTTTTGCGGAAATTGCGTTTATCCAGTTTCCGCTGGTGTATAGCCTCATACAGCTTCTGAAGCTGTGTCAGGGTGAACTTTTCAGGAAGCAATTCAAAACCCACCGGCTGGATTAGTGATTTGCGCCTTAATCTTTTTATCGCCTTATCAACCATTTCGGCGTGGTCGAATACGAGCTCCGGCAATGAGTCGAAGGAGAACCACCTTGCCGGATTGCCGTCACCGGCACTTTCATCCAGCCTCTCCGTCCGGATAAGGGCGTAATAGGCCACCGAGATGACCCGGCCTCCCGGGTCGCGGTCCGGCTCCCCGTATGTATAGAGCTGTTCCAGGTAAACATCATCCAGCCCGGTAAGCCTGTTCAGTATCCTGGCTGCCGCATCGTCAAGGTTTTCATCGCTCCCTACAAATCCGCCCATCAGCGACCAGCAGTTCCTGCAGGGCTCAAACATCCTTTTAACAAGCAGAAGCTGCAGCCTGTCGTCATCAAATCCGAAAACGATGCAGTCCACCGCAACATTGAACCTTCCGCTTTCAGGATATTTGTTTTCGCCAAACACTTTTTCCTACCAGAAGTATATATAGAAAAGGCCAATAACACCCAGGATGATGACGGAATGTACAACGTCCCACCTGTTCCAGCTCGCCCTGGTTTCCAGCTTCTGCTCCTCGTTGGCCGATCCGTATGTAAGTCCCACTGTCTTCGACCTGTCTGCCGGCTTTGTGAAGAACGAGACCACCACTATGACCAATATGCACAGGAAAAACAGGTAAATGGAATAGTGCAGCCAGTTATGTTGCAGGATGACCTGGTAGAACAATCCCTGCGGATCGAGATACGGCTCCATGATATTTGCCGCAAGCCTTGTCATACCCAGTATAAAGCCTGTCATCAGTCCCGCAAACCCGGCCGCCGGCGTGGCCCTTTTCCAGAACACCCCCAGAAGGAATACAGATGCGATACCTGGTGATAAGAGCGACTGCACATCCTGCAGGTACTGGTACAGAACCTGCCCGATCCCCCGCATTACCGGGATCCATAATATCCCAAGGACCACGATCACCGTGGTCGCCCACCGGCCCACATAAACAAGGTGTTTTTCAGATGATTCCGGTTTGAACCTCTTATAGAAATCCACCGTGAAGAGTATTGCCGACGAGTTGAACAGCGAGGCCAGCGAGCTCATTAGCGCTGCAATCAGTCCGCCCACAACCACTCCTTTAAGTCCGGCAGGCAGAAGGTTGCTGACAAGCGCCGAGAACGCGGCATCTGAAGAACTGAGCTCCATCATGCCTTTCTGATGCAGGGCGTAGGCTATCATACCGGGTATCAGGAATATGAAGACGGGAAGAAGCTTCAGGTATGCCCCGAAGATAGTGCCTCTCCTGGCCTGTTTCTGATCGCGTCCCGAGAGCACGCGCTGCACGATATACTGGTCGGTGCACCAGTACCAGAAGCCGATGATAGCAGATCCCAGGAGAACACCGGTCCACGGGAACTCCGAATCCCTGTGCGATCGCATCAGGCTTGTCATCGAATCCCCATGCACTGTCACATTGGCACTGCAGATCTCTATCAGCTCGTTCCATCCTCCAAGCTCCCTGAGTCCCACGATAAGGATCACTACAGACCCCAGCAGCAGCACCGGCATCTGGAGTATCGATGTATAGAGCACCGACTTCATGCCGCCTATAACGGTGTAGATACCAGTTACAACAACGAGCCCGATCGCCCCGATCCAGAAAAAGTCTATCCCCATCCACTCGTCAATGCCAAACACCTCCTTGAAAACAATACCGCCTGCATAGACCGTAACGGCAACCTTGGTAAGAACGTAGCTGACCAGCGAGATTATCGACAGGAAATTACGGGATGCTGAATTGTAACGTCTTTCCAGGAATTCGGGCATGGTGAACACCCTGCTACGCGCATAGAATGGAACAAACACCCAGCCCAGTACAAGGATCATCCATCCGTGCATCTCCCAGTGCGCCATGGCCATACCTGTTTCAGCGCCGGCCCCGGCAAGTCCCACCAGGTGTTCAGAACCGATATTGGATGCAAATATTGATGCTCCAATGGCAAGCCATCCGGCGTTCCTGCCGGCAAGGAAATAGTCGGTCGAGGTCTCCTCCTTTTGTCGGATAACCCACCATACAACCCAGAAAAGCAGAACAAAGAATGCTCCCAGTACAATCCAGTCAATTGTAGTCATCTGTTTGAGTTTAAGGATTATTATTAGTGTACCTGGTACACCTTTTGATAAACCCAAAACTAAGGCTTTAATCCAAAAAATCAAATAGTCCCGCGAAAAAAACAATAAATTGATCTGGTTCCCGGGCTATCAGCCCTTTACATTGTATGCGACTGAGAATGCCTGTCCACTTTCAGCAGTGGCCGGCGGCAGGCCCGGGCAGATCCAGACAGTTCCCGGCAGCCCCGGACAACACAGGGCGGCTCCGGTCGGCCCCGGCAGCCCGGAGCCGCGCCTAGATCCACTTCACTATTGCCAGATCCTGCCTGTGCGGAATATCGGGGTGCTTCGGAAAGATTCTGATACCGTAATGGAATGCCCCGGCCCGCGTAGGGTAGATCTGGAGACTGTACCGTGCCAGTCCCCCTTCTATATTCTCAAGCCGTAGCTCCTGAACATCGGGTTTTGCCATAGTTCCGTTTTTCGGGTTCTTTTCGGCAACGACCAGTTCAACACCTACCGACGATACATTCAGGTCCTTCAGGTCCAGCACCACATATCCGGCATGTTCCTGTCCGAGCATCAGTGGCTTTCCTGAAGTATCGGGGTAGATAACCTCAACAACCTCGATGCGGTCCCATCCCATTATCATCCTCTGTTTCCAGGATGCAAGCTGTTTTGCCAGCTCGTAGCCATTGCTGCAAAGCCTTACCGATCGCTCATGCAGCTTGTTGTAGAACCTGCCGGCATAATCATTCAGCATACGCCTCATCGTGAACAGAGGGGCAATTCCGCTTACCGAATTCTTGATGGTACTGACCCACTCCTGCGGGACATCCGATTTGTCTCTTTCGTAGAACATCGGAATTATCTCATCTTCCAGTATACTATATATGGTGTCGGCATCGAGCTCGTCCTGAAAATCCTGGTTGTCATATACCCTCTCTTCAGGAAGCGCCCAACCGGCACCCGGGCGGTAACCCTCCACCCACCATCCGTCAAGCACGCTGAAATTGAGCACCCCGTTCATCACAGCCTTCATCCCGCTGGTACCCGACGCCTCCAGGGGCCTGGTTGGTGTGTTAAGCCACACATCGACTCCCTGGACAAGCATCCTTGCCAGCTCAACATCATAATTCTGAAGGAATAGAATCCTCCCTGAAAATTCGGGCCGTTTCGATATGGTGATAATATGTTTCATGAGCTCCTGCCCGGCCTTGTCATTGGGATGTGCCTTGCCGGCAAAAAGGAACTGTACCGGCCGGTCAGGGTTGTTCACTATGGAGGCAAGCCGGTC is a genomic window of Marinilabiliales bacterium containing:
- the araD gene encoding L-ribulose-5-phosphate 4-epimerase AraD, yielding MLEELKKEVLAVNLALRDRGLAIMTWGNASGIDRAGQLVVIKPSGVPYDEMGPDDMVVVDMEGRTVEGKWKPSSDTLTHLELYRKFEGIGGVVHTHAEWATSWAQAGRGIPVYGTTHADYFYGEVPCTRPLSEKETASDYELNTGRVIVERFKDLDPLEMPGVLVHAHAPFTWGRDAGQALESALVLEEVAKMAFRTEVLGNRYSVAGHLLDIHYLRKHGSGAYYGQKKK
- a CDS encoding Na+/glucose cotransporter, translated to MTTIDWIVLGAFFVLLFWVVWWVIRQKEETSTDYFLAGRNAGWLAIGASIFASNIGSEHLVGLAGAGAETGMAMAHWEMHGWMILVLGWVFVPFYARSRVFTMPEFLERRYNSASRNFLSIISLVSYVLTKVAVTVYAGGIVFKEVFGIDEWMGIDFFWIGAIGLVVVTGIYTVIGGMKSVLYTSILQMPVLLLGSVVILIVGLRELGGWNELIEICSANVTVHGDSMTSLMRSHRDSEFPWTGVLLGSAIIGFWYWCTDQYIVQRVLSGRDQKQARRGTIFGAYLKLLPVFIFLIPGMIAYALHQKGMMELSSSDAAFSALVSNLLPAGLKGVVVGGLIAALMSSLASLFNSSAILFTVDFYKRFKPESSEKHLVYVGRWATTVIVVLGILWIPVMRGIGQVLYQYLQDVQSLLSPGIASVFLLGVFWKRATPAAGFAGLMTGFILGMTRLAANIMEPYLDPQGLFYQVILQHNWLHYSIYLFFLCILVIVVVSFFTKPADRSKTVGLTYGSANEEQKLETRASWNRWDVVHSVIILGVIGLFYIYFW
- a CDS encoding L-arabinose isomerase → MHKKEARTLWFLTGSQHLYGDETLKKVDTNSMEIASAVGKGIGQLTPGETQPLAQVLPKPVLTTSEDILAACREANSDPACIGVICWMHTFSPAQMWIAGLRELTKPMLHLHTQHNRDIPWKNIDMDFMNLNQSAHGDREFGFICSRMRIDRHVVTGHWQDPDVMDDIGQWTRAALGRDESLSLKIARFGDNMRDVAVTEGDKVAARMQMGWSTRGYGVGELAAAAGAVSDSDVKALVAEYKDTYSLSGKITNDQAAVRRLEESARIERGLQGFLEDGGFGAFTTTFEDLHGLSQLPGLAVQRLMEKGYGFGAEGDWKTAALVRCMKIMSRGMGGGTSFMEDYTYHLDPSGMKVLGAHMLEVCPSIASAKPSLELHPLSIGGKDDPPRLVFPVTTGKALNATLLDMGDRFRLVLNTVTSVESPDLPELPVARALWVPDPDLRVAATAWILAGGAHHTGFSLALRPVHMEHFASMCGIEYLLIDADTSIRELKNELRWNELYYKMK
- a CDS encoding NUDIX hydrolase gives rise to the protein MFGENKYPESGRFNVAVDCIVFGFDDDRLQLLLVKRMFEPCRNCWSLMGGFVGSDENLDDAAARILNRLTGLDDVYLEQLYTYGEPDRDPGGRVISVAYYALIRTERLDESAGDGNPARWFSFDSLPELVFDHAEMVDKAIKRLRRKSLIQPVGFELLPEKFTLTQLQKLYEAIHQRKLDKRNFRKRILSMDVLTRLDEKDRVSSKRGAWLYRFDSEKYDRLIGSGDHFEM